Proteins from a genomic interval of Haemophilus parainfluenzae T3T1:
- the ftsY gene encoding signal recognition particle-docking protein FtsY, giving the protein MSEEKKKGGFWASLFGRNKKQEEQKIEPIIEEPSVEPADVSPEEEIVHVEENVQLEQVEQEELQELAEQLQEDKAEEVVVEHLEPIVEQVISPESAVNIEPVLDTPVIETIDEETVKTEEISTALPTAEPAESIIEQNNVIEDLPVVEAEIEPEIVDDVKDELRSDINTETQEKPSEGGFFSRLVKGLLKTKQNIGAGFRSFFLGKKIDDDLFDELEEQLLIADIGVPTTNKIIKNLTEHASRKQLQDAELLYQQLKVEMVEILKPVAQPLVIDTTKKPYVILMVGVNGVGKTTTIGKLARKFQNEGKSVMLAAGDTFRAAAVEQLQVWGERNNIPVVAQSTGSDSASVIFDAMQSAAARNIDILIADTAGRLQNKNNLMDELKKIVRVMRKYDETAPHEIMLTLDAGTGQNAISQAKLFDEAVGLTGISLTKLDGTAKGGVIFAIADQFNLPIRYIGVGEKIEDLREFNAEEFIEALFVHENEE; this is encoded by the coding sequence ATGTCAGAAGAAAAGAAAAAAGGTGGATTTTGGGCCTCCCTTTTTGGTCGCAATAAAAAGCAAGAAGAACAAAAAATTGAGCCAATTATTGAAGAGCCATCTGTCGAACCTGCCGATGTTTCACCTGAGGAAGAAATTGTTCACGTTGAAGAGAACGTTCAATTAGAACAAGTTGAACAGGAAGAATTACAGGAATTAGCTGAACAACTGCAAGAAGATAAAGCAGAAGAGGTCGTTGTTGAGCATCTTGAACCTATCGTAGAACAAGTGATTTCACCTGAAAGTGCGGTCAATATTGAACCTGTTTTAGATACACCGGTGATTGAAACAATTGACGAAGAAACGGTAAAAACAGAAGAAATTTCAACCGCACTTCCTACAGCAGAGCCAGCAGAAAGCATTATTGAACAAAATAATGTCATTGAAGATCTTCCTGTGGTTGAAGCTGAGATTGAGCCTGAAATTGTTGACGATGTTAAAGACGAATTACGTTCAGATATCAATACCGAAACGCAAGAAAAACCAAGTGAAGGCGGCTTTTTCAGTCGTTTAGTCAAAGGCTTACTCAAAACCAAGCAAAATATTGGTGCAGGTTTCCGCTCTTTCTTTTTAGGCAAAAAAATTGATGATGATTTGTTTGATGAGTTGGAAGAGCAACTTTTAATTGCCGATATTGGCGTGCCAACAACGAATAAAATCATTAAGAATTTAACGGAGCATGCAAGTCGTAAACAATTACAAGATGCGGAATTACTTTACCAACAACTTAAAGTTGAAATGGTGGAGATCTTAAAACCTGTCGCGCAGCCGCTAGTTATTGATACGACTAAAAAACCGTATGTTATTTTAATGGTTGGCGTGAATGGTGTAGGTAAAACAACCACAATTGGTAAGTTAGCTCGTAAATTCCAAAATGAAGGAAAATCAGTCATGTTAGCAGCGGGGGATACTTTCCGTGCGGCAGCAGTAGAACAACTTCAAGTATGGGGCGAGCGTAACAATATTCCGGTGGTGGCACAAAGTACAGGGTCAGATTCTGCGTCGGTGATTTTTGATGCGATGCAATCTGCCGCAGCACGTAACATTGATATTTTAATTGCGGATACGGCAGGACGTTTACAAAATAAAAATAATCTCATGGATGAATTGAAGAAAATTGTTCGTGTCATGAGAAAATACGATGAAACCGCACCGCACGAAATTATGCTTACCTTAGATGCAGGTACAGGACAAAATGCGATTAGCCAAGCTAAACTCTTTGATGAAGCAGTTGGACTAACCGGTATCTCATTAACCAAGTTAGACGGTACAGCAAAAGGTGGGGTAATTTTCGCCATTGCAGATCAGTTTAATTTACCAATTCGTTATATTGGTGTGGGTGAAAAGATTGAAGATTTACGCGAATTTAATGCAGAAGAATTTATTGAAGCATTGTTTGTTCACGAAAATGAAGAATAA
- the ftsE gene encoding cell division ATP-binding protein FtsE, producing the protein MIRFSNVSKAYHGATQPALQGLNFHLPVGSMTYLVGHSGAGKSTLLKLIMGMEKANAGNIWFNGHDITRLSKYEIPFLRRQIGMVHQDYRLLTDRSVAENVALPLIIAGMNPKEAHTRALVALDRVGLRSKANYMPPQISGGEQQRVDIARAIVHKPQLLLADEPTGNLDDELSLGIFNLFEEFNRLGMTVLIATHDINLIQKKPKPCLVLEQGYLRY; encoded by the coding sequence GTGATTCGATTTTCAAATGTCTCTAAAGCTTATCACGGTGCGACTCAGCCGGCCTTGCAGGGTTTGAATTTTCATCTTCCTGTCGGAAGTATGACTTATCTTGTTGGTCATTCAGGTGCGGGTAAAAGTACCTTGCTTAAATTAATTATGGGAATGGAAAAGGCGAATGCCGGTAATATTTGGTTTAATGGTCATGATATTACGCGTTTGTCGAAATATGAAATCCCATTTTTACGCCGCCAAATCGGTATGGTTCACCAAGATTACCGTCTATTGACGGATCGTAGCGTAGCAGAAAATGTGGCGTTGCCATTGATTATTGCGGGAATGAACCCGAAAGAAGCACATACGCGTGCATTGGTTGCGCTAGATCGTGTGGGCTTACGTAGTAAAGCGAATTATATGCCGCCACAAATCTCAGGTGGGGAACAACAACGTGTAGATATCGCACGTGCAATCGTACATAAACCGCAACTTTTATTAGCGGATGAGCCTACAGGTAACCTTGATGATGAACTTTCCTTAGGGATTTTTAATCTTTTTGAAGAGTTTAATCGTTTAGGCATGACAGTCTTGATTGCGACACACGATATCAATTTAATTCAAAAAAAACCAAAACCATGTCTTGTACTTGAACAAGGCTATTTACGCTATTAA
- the ftsX gene encoding permease-like cell division protein FtsX produces the protein MTRRIDASFGVQTAYTLRSVWGDLVKRKFGTLLTILVIAVSLTIPTVSYLLWKNLHLATTQFYPESELTIYLHKNLSEEDANLVVEKIRQQEGVESLNYVSRQESLKEFKSWSGFGEELEILDDNPLPAVVMVKPSKDFNASEKRAELRTNLNKIKGVQEVRLDNDWMEKLTALSWLFAHVAIFCTVLMTIAVFLVIGNSIRSDVYSSRASIDVMKLLGATDQFIIRPYLYTGMIYAVLGGLIAALFSSLIVGYFTSAVKYVTDIFAVTFELNGLGVGELIFLLVSCLIMGYVGAWIAATRHIAMLDNKL, from the coding sequence ATGACAAGACGTATTGATGCTTCTTTTGGCGTGCAAACTGCCTATACTTTGCGTTCTGTTTGGGGCGATTTGGTAAAACGTAAATTTGGTACATTGCTAACAATTTTAGTCATTGCCGTGTCTTTAACGATTCCAACGGTGAGCTATTTGTTATGGAAAAATTTACATTTAGCGACGACCCAATTTTATCCGGAAAGCGAACTCACAATCTACTTACACAAAAATTTAAGTGAAGAAGATGCCAACTTGGTGGTGGAAAAAATTCGTCAGCAAGAAGGTGTGGAATCTTTAAATTATGTATCTCGTCAAGAAAGCTTAAAAGAATTTAAGAGTTGGTCTGGTTTTGGTGAAGAATTAGAAATTTTAGATGATAATCCATTACCAGCCGTCGTGATGGTGAAGCCCTCTAAAGACTTCAATGCATCTGAAAAACGAGCAGAATTACGTACCAATTTAAATAAAATTAAAGGTGTACAAGAAGTTCGTTTAGATAACGATTGGATGGAAAAATTGACTGCACTTTCGTGGCTATTTGCGCATGTGGCAATTTTCTGCACGGTCTTGATGACTATTGCGGTATTCCTTGTTATCGGAAATAGTATTCGCTCTGATGTCTATAGTAGCCGAGCAAGCATTGATGTGATGAAACTATTAGGCGCAACGGATCAATTCATTATTCGTCCTTATCTTTATACAGGCATGATTTACGCGGTGTTGGGCGGCTTGATTGCCGCGCTGTTTAGTAGCCTTATTGTCGGGTACTTTACTTCAGCGGTGAAGTATGTGACGGATATCTTTGCGGTTACATTTGAGCTCAATGGATTAGGCGTAGGCGAGCTGATCTTCTTATTAGTAAGCTGCTTGATTATGGGCTATGTTGGCGCTTGGATTGCAGCAACAAGACATATTGCAATGTTAGATAACAAACTATAG
- the rpsJ gene encoding 30S ribosomal protein S10 gives MQNQRIRIRLKAFDHRLIDQSTAEIVETAKRTGAQVRGPIPLPTRKERFTVLISPHVNKDARDQYEIRTHKRLVDIVEPTEKTVDALMRLDLAAGVDVQISLG, from the coding sequence ATGCAGAACCAAAGAATCCGTATCCGCTTAAAAGCTTTCGATCACCGTTTGATCGATCAATCTACTGCGGAGATCGTAGAAACAGCTAAACGTACTGGTGCACAAGTTCGTGGTCCAATCCCTTTACCAACTCGTAAAGAGCGTTTCACCGTGTTGATTTCTCCACACGTGAACAAAGACGCGCGTGATCAATACGAAATTCGTACACACAAACGTTTAGTAGATATCGTAGAGCCAACAGAAAAAACTGTTGATGCATTAATGCGTTTAGATTTGGCTGCCGGCGTGGACGTGCAGATCAGCCTAGGTTAA
- the rplC gene encoding 50S ribosomal protein L3 — translation MIGLVGRKVGMTRIFNEDGVSVPVTVIEIEANRVTQVKTLENDGYTAVQVTTGSKKANRVTKPEAGHFVKAGVEAGRGLWEFRTEGEEFTLGQEINVDIFADVKKVDVTGTSKGKGFQGGVKRWNFRTQDATHGNSLSHRVLGSIGQNQTPGRVFKGKKMAGHLGAERVTVQSLEVVRVDAERKLLLVKGSVPGAINGDVIVKPAVKA, via the coding sequence ATGATTGGTTTAGTCGGTCGTAAAGTTGGTATGACCCGTATCTTCAATGAAGACGGTGTTTCAGTACCAGTTACCGTTATCGAAATCGAAGCCAACCGCGTAACTCAAGTTAAAACTCTTGAAAACGATGGCTATACTGCAGTTCAAGTTACTACTGGTTCTAAAAAAGCGAATCGTGTAACTAAACCTGAAGCAGGTCATTTCGTGAAAGCAGGTGTTGAAGCTGGTCGCGGTTTATGGGAATTTCGTACTGAAGGTGAAGAATTCACTTTAGGTCAAGAAATCAATGTTGACATCTTTGCAGATGTTAAAAAAGTAGATGTTACTGGTACTTCTAAAGGTAAAGGTTTCCAAGGTGGTGTTAAACGTTGGAACTTCCGTACTCAAGATGCTACACACGGTAACTCTTTATCACATCGTGTACTTGGTTCTATTGGTCAAAACCAAACTCCAGGTCGTGTGTTTAAAGGTAAAAAAATGGCAGGACATTTAGGTGCTGAGCGTGTAACCGTTCAATCACTTGAAGTTGTTCGTGTAGATGCTGAGCGTAAATTGCTATTAGTAAAAGGTTCTGTACCTGGTGCTATCAATGGCGATGTTATCGTTAAGCCGGCAGTTAAAGCATAA